TTcctggacaaattatttaacctccctgagcttcagtttccttcagtAGTAATATCTGCCTCACATTCCcttaaatctaaaataaatgcctcgggactttcctggtggtccagtggttaagaatcctccttccaatacaggggacgtgggttcgatccctggtcggggaactaagatcccacatgccgtggggcaactaagcccatgcgccacaactagagagcctgcgtgccgcaaactacagagcccacgcgccctggagcccgagagccacaattGGAGGAGAGAAAACCAGTGCACAacaacgaagagcccgtgtgccgcagcgaaagatcccatgtgccgcaactaagacccgatgctgCCAAAAgaatctttaatttaaaataaaataaaataaatgcctcACACGTATGAGGGAATATCGTCCTTCCTCTCCAGCAGCCCGTGTATTGCTACTGACTTCATTCAACTCCTCTTGTGTATCAGTTTTAGTTCCCCTGCTTCAAGCCCTATTCCTCTCTGGGGCTTGGATATCGAGTTCCCATCTCAGACTGGAAACCTCCCCCCGCCAGCCCCAACCACTCACCACATAGCAGCTCTCACAATATGCCCTCCTCTCCACGGCGTAGAAATGCTGGCCCCGGAGCTGGGCCCGGCACGTAGAACACACAAAGCAGCCAACGTGAAAGACGCGGTCCAGGGCCACGACCCCGGCCCCATCCCCGACCACATCTTCTCCGCAGCCACCACACCGGCCTGGGGACGGGCAGGGACAGGGTCAATCTGCACAAGCCGGGAAGTTGGATCCACGGGCCTTCTGACTCTCCAGCCCCATCTCCCCTTTCCCGCCCCACCCGGGGTCAGCTCACCCACCGAAGTACTCCCCGCTGGGTGGGTGGTTCATGTCGTGCACCAGCTTCTTGGTCAGCCTCTCCAGCTCCTCCTCGGGAGGCTGGCTCAGGGGGACCTGGGCGGTGAGAATCAGGGGCTTGCCCCTACCTCTAGCTCCTGATGCTGTCACTGAGGGTGACCGGGCAATTCTACCCAGAGAGTTCATCGGAGAACATCCCAGCTCAGGGGCCAGGGGTGCCCCTGCAGGAGCCAGGGTGCAGATCTGGACCCCTTCCTCCTTTATTTCCTGACCTGCCCCCACCCGCAGAGGATCCAGGGCTCCAGCGCCGCAGCCCTCTGACAACCGGGACGTgaaaccccacccacaccccacctggTCAGCGTCCAGTTGTCTTTGAGGACCCCAAATCCCAGTGCCCAGGGGCTTACCTGGGACCCGTACCCGCCTCCTCTTCCTCCGGCAGAGCTGGAGACCCCAGCAGCCTCTTCTTTGCCCCCCGGCCCTGGCTCGCGGTGGCTCCTATAGCCAGCCCCCCAGACTTCACCTCGGCCTGGGAGAGGAAAGTGGGGCCCCGGGAGGGGCCCAGAGGCCTGAGAGGCCCCCCGCCTGGGGGGGCCACAGCCCCTCACTGGTTGTGCCACCTTCACTTGCACAGGGAAGGCAGGGCCGGCGGGGGTGCTGGCCGTAGCATAGGAGGCTGGAGTGGGGCCCCCATAGGGGGATGCTGGGAGCGGCGGGGGAGGAACACCCCCTCCATTCGGCTTCAGGGAGCCTGAGCCTGAGCGGTAGGCAGGGGGCTGAGGGGGCTCGTAAGCCTGGGGAGAAACGCAGACCAGAAGGAGTGAGCTGGGCCCATTCTAGGACACACATCTGTAGCACCCCCTACCCCATGTGGCACCCAGGCAAGCACTGGTTTTGGCAAGGGGCCTCCCTCAAGTGGTTGACAACCTAGTGAGTCTTGGTGACCCAGCTTCCTCCACGCTGGTGTGGGCATCACTCACACAGAGGGGGAGAGCGGGTGAGAATTCAGAGTAGGGACCAGgcttgggaggggagggggaggggcacgggACAAGGACCGGAAGGGACGGGGCAGGACAGGGGAGTCACCTGCCGGTCAGGCCGCCTTGGGGCGTGACCTCGACCCCCGTCCAACTCAGCCAGCATGCTGGTCAGGGAATCTATCTCAGCATCCAGACTTCCTGGGCGCAAGCCCCCCCTGTCTGCGGGGAGCCCCtggggatggagcaaaagcagggagAAAGCAAATCACACGGTCTCCTCTCCTGCCctaagccccccaccccccaatccccGTGCTCACCTGCGAGCGCTGGGTTGCTCCATGGCACCCCACCCAGGCCAGCCCCCGATCCTCCGGTCCCCCAGGGGCCTGGTAACACTGCTCAGATGGGAGGGGGCAAAAATTgaccctggggtggggctggagtgcTGGGTTGAGGGAAGAGAGAGTGAAGGTGGGGTTGGGGAAGGAGAGAGTGACACTTGTGGACGCCGCCGTCTTGggtccctcttctcccctcccccacgcccccacccccgcacctGGGGTCCGCGGatgaggcaggaggcagggagggccgCGAGGGGGCAGGGGCGGCGAGGTCCAGCCGGGCTTGGGAAGGGGCGGCAGTGGCGGGCTCAGCGGGAGGCAGCAGCCACAGGACAGAGGTGAGCGCTGGTGGCCCGGTGGCCTCCTCGGCCGCACTGGGCTGCCTTACCTGCTCCGTGGGCCGCCGGCGGCCCCGAGGCGCCTCGGGGGAGCCCTCTCCCCTGAGGGGCTCTGGCAGGCTCCGGCTGCTTCGGGGTGAGCCAGGTGGGCCCGGACATGGCCTGGAAAGGGGGACCCCAGACAGCGGTCAGGGCCCCACGGAGCCCCGGGCCTCTGACTTTGATCCCTTCTTCCGTCCCACACCTCGCTTGGGACTCCAGGAAAGAAactttttctggcttcttttttccccttcctccctaaTTTTGGGTACGGCCACGCCCCCGGTGACGTCACCGCATTCCTGGGGGAGGGTCACGTGGCCCCCTAGGCCCTAAACTGCCGTCCCTCCCCGAGCCGGGCCCCCTCCTGCGAGCAGGGAGGGCTTTCCTCGGGAGCCTGAGTCTGGGGGCTGCGGGCAGCCTCCATCTCCACCAGCTTCCCCCAGGCCCGGAGCCCCGGGTCCCGCACGTGGCCCCCTCGCCGCTGGGACGCTCCAGCGCCCCTCTTTCCCCATCCCCCATACAGATTTCTCCCTCTTTCCGTCCCAGCTACCCGCCCCCTCCAGAAACGCCCGGCCAACGCGTAGTGTTTTGATCTTTTATTCACGTTCGgcagttagaaaaataaaacagaacaaaaacatcaAAACCCCAGTGGTCGGGGAGTCTGTTGGGCgaggtggggagactgaggtAGCCTAGAGTCACAAGCGGAGACCCAGCCCCCGTCAAGGCACGGGTGAAGGGAGGGagtgcagtgggggagggagccCTCCCCCGTGGTGGCGGGGACAGCTGCCCTGCGTTAGTTAGTGCACCGGGGCCCCTCTCCCAGAGACCGAGAGATGACAGAGACCAGGATCCCCTAATACCTCCACCAGGGTCCGAGTCCCACGTGCCAGGCGGGTGGAAGGCGGCCCTTCCCCTCCTCACCCCATAATCAAGGTGGGCCACCCGATTAAGATTACCTAGACACTCTCTACTTGGAACGGGCATCAGAGATCAGTGCAAGTGACAGGGGTGACGCCATGAATGAGCAGCGTGGGGCCCAGATCGCGGCTCAGAACTTCCAGCAGCGCCAGGTAGCGAGGATAGCGAGCAGGGTCAGCAGGTGGCCGGGGCAGGTACAGGAAGGTCAGGGCGGTGGCGGGCCCCTCCTCGCCATCCCCACCCTCAGGGCCACCAGGCCCCCCTCCTCCGCCGCGCCCCTGCTGGGCCCGAACCAGGGCGTTGGCGCTACATGCCAGGGCCTCTGCCTCGGCGTCTCCCCGCCTGCCGTTCATgaagtccccttcctcctcctcctcaggcTCCTGGGACGACGCAGACCCCTCGCCCCACACCACCTCCTGCACCTGGGCCCGGATCCTCAGCTGGCTCAGCAGTGCCCGCAGCCGCCCCTCGGCTGCCCCTGGCGCCTCGCGAGGCCCCAGGCACAAGAAGATCCGCAGGCGGGCACTGTGCCAAGCAGGCACCATGCCCAAGATGGTTGCCATCTGCAGCAGGAAGAGGCCGCAGACATCGACGTAGCCGGGCCCGCCCCGGGGCCGCAGCAAGTTGAGGGGCCACACGTCCACGTGGTGCAGCTGAGGGGCGCCCCCAGACCCCCGGCGCAGCCGCTCGGGGGGCAGGGCTCCACAGGCCCGGGCCAGAGCCACATTCTTGTTCATCTTCAGGGCGTCTGCCACTGTAGCCACGTAGTCCTGGGGACTGAGAGCCCGGGGGCTTCCTGGAGCCCGGGGTGGAGGGAACAGGGTGCTCAGGGCTGGGGACCCGCCCTCCTGGATGCCATCCGCAGGCTCAGAGAAAGCTGGGTCCGTCAGGAAGTGGTCCTGGGGTGCAGCATCGTCGTAGAAACCCAGGACCAGCGTGTTGGGCTTCATGCCACCTGGGGTAGGCAGGAAGGAACCCACAAGAGTCAGACTCATGGCTGAGTTCACACTATGCTAATAGGTGTCCACTCCCACCCGCTGACAGCAGCGTGTGTCAGCCATCAGGTGTGACATGCGCATTATGCTCGGCCTCTCACGGCAACATAATGCACATTTGCATAACGACTTTTAGTTTTCCCAAACACTTTCACATGCATTTATTTGATTTATCTCCATGACTAATCTCCCCCATTTAAATAGGCAAAGTTCGCCTTAGGAGTCTTGTAACTAAGAAGCACTTCCGTTCAGGGGTAGTAGGATGTATTCACTCTGGCCTTCGACACCTTTTTCATGATAGGAGATACAAGTCTGACTCCACTGGCAGACGGGACCCCCTGATGAGTCAAGCTCCTGGCCTCAATCCCCAGGGAAACAGCGCTCAGACCCTGCTAGGGGAGGATGAGAACTCAGGGCTGGGGCTGCACAATCTGTTTCTATGACTGCAAAGCCCTAACGACAGCGTGTCCAAAGCACTGTCCCCTGTGAGCCACCATCTGCACGCTGACTGGAGCCCCCAGCCTGCTGAAAGCACTTGGTGTTTTAACTCATCTGATCCTTGAAGTAACAGGATGAGGTAGGGACTATTACTCACCcccctttacagataaggaacctgagacccagagaggtgaagtcacttgcccCAAGGCTCATGGCCAGCAAGTGAACACGACGTACCCAGCACCAGAGCCCATTCTCTGAGCCACTAAGCTGGTGGTGCACCAACCACAAAGTCCCCAGTCCCTGCTGACAGCTCCTGGGTTTTAGTATCTGAACAACGAATATGGAATTGGATAATTTCCCCTGTACCAGGGCTGAGTTTACAGGAAGACTCAGACCTCCTCCAAGACCCCTTCTCACGGGACAAAAGGTGTACTCAAAATCTGCCAGTATATCAAATTCTCCATGCTGGGGGATTAACCACTTTAAGGAaaccttttccttttcatttgaatCATTTTCTGCAGGATGAATTGCGTGAAAGGAGTGGTCTCTTGGTCCAGAGACCAAGGGTCTCTCCCCAACAAAAGGTGGGGCTGAGGAGAGACGAGCCCTCAGACACTCCAGGTTCTAGCTGACAACGCTTGATAACACCCCTAAAACACCTTGGCAGGTGGGAACTCCAACTGATCTTGCAAATTAAACTAGTCACACCCCCTCCTGAGCATTTCCCAGGGTTCTGATTGACACCGACCAGGGCAATGTCCAACACTTGAACTTTAGCCAGATTGTAAATGGAGCAGGAAGCATGCGTTCAGAGATGGCACAGACGCCAGTCCCGGGGTTGAGAAAGATGGAGGCGCTGAGCAGGGATCTGGAGGAAGCTGGTGAGCTGGGCCGGAGGCCTTGGCACAAAGACACAGTCACGGAGCTGCGACTGTTCCACTCCATGCGACAGCGTCAGACCCACACACCCCTGGCATCCTTCGTAGTCTCTGGGAGCCACGTTACACGGCCCCCTACTTCTCTGCTGCTCTCAAGGCCCAGCTGAGATACCATCTCATCACAAAACCTCTGCCGGCCACATTGGTGACAGTGGTCTTCCTCTCTGAACTCTGGTGGTTAGAAAGCATCTACCCTAGATTTGATGGGGCAGCCCCACCTCAAATACTTCTCCCACTGCCCCCTGAAAGACGACATGTTctgcagagcctgtgccccaAGCATGggtcagaaagaaaacaaacaaacggtGCCGCTCCCTCTCTAGTCCTTAAGGCATCACCTCGGAGACCTTATCACACACTTTTATCTTTGAGAACCAAGTGCTGTCTGCACTAGATTGTGGGTTCCTTTTGGAGTTTGCAGTCTGTGGTTGActctctgggggaggggagcagagattGAGAGGGGCCACGGAGCGGAGCAACTCACCAAGACCTGAGATCCGCAGCAGGTGCTGAGCCCCCTGGCGCACGGAGGGCGAGAGGGTGAGGTCCACGAAGGCCTTCACTTGGGCCCGGTCCACCAGGCTCAGCCACGCCCCGTACTGCGGCTGCACGGGGTCCGAGGGCAGGGAGTCTGCGGAGGAGGCAGGCAGCCCATGTGGGCCAGATTCACGTACTTTCTCCTAGAGTCCAAGTCCACGTGGGCAGAAAAGAAAGGTCTGGGCAGGGGTATGGCTGGTAGGGAGGGTCATCTGGGAAGAAGCACGAGGCCTCTGGGGCACAAAGAACACAAAGAGCTTccgggaaggggagggagagagaggtcgGGGCGGAGGGGTGAGTGGAGGGCAACTGACCGAGGTCTCCCAGGGTGACATGGCCCAGCACATAGAGGCCCCCTTTCTTGAGCTGGTTGGCCAACCGCAGCAGAGGCAGCGCGCCCCGGGGGTtccccaccagcagcagcagctgagGCCGCCAGAACTTCACGTGGTCCTTCCGGACGTCCAGCCGGAGCAGGTACTTCCGCACCTGGGGACCAGGTGAGGTGACAGGAGGAAGGGCTCTGGGGCGCGGCGCCCATTCACCACCTGGGCCGGAACCAGCGGCAGGCAGCCCGGGGGGAAGAGGAGGCCTCCTCCGGGCGTGGGCGTTCCCGTcccagccccccctcccccctccccctccccccgctcccCCCACCTGATGGAAAAGCAGGGCCTGGCTGACGTAACCCCAGCTGCTGGGGCCTCCTCGAGCCGTGAGCAGGGCAGAAAGCAGGCCCATGAGAAGCAGGGAGCCGCCAGCGGCCCCGGGGCTGATGAGGAACATCATGAGCAGGCAGGAGGCCACCCCCAGCAAGCACGTGTGCCAGGAGAAGAGGCtgaaggtggggctgggggccgaCACGGAAGGAAGGAGGCTCGGGGCTGCCCCGACGGCGAGCCGCCCCACTCCATCCCCAGCCTCCGCCCGCCTGGTCCCAggcctccccattcctccctccctttctctgggGACACAGGCATCTCCTTCGCTCACCGGAAGTTGGGGGCTGAGGCCCACTCGAGGCTCAGGCAGGACAGGTCCACGGCAGCATAGGCCACCAAGTAGAAGACAGTGACCACAGCGGCCAGCGTGTTCAGCTTCCCAGCCAGGAGCACCAGCTGGACAAGGACCAAGAGGCTGGGCGTTCATCCACGCGCCCCGCTCCCCATCAAACGCCAACACATACTGCCTTTTCAGGCACGTCTCCCAGTGCGCGTCTGACCCTTCCTGGTCCCGCGAGTGTAACCAGGGGGGGCTTacggtgagggtgagggtgagggcagCTTGAAGAGGAAAGCTTACCTGCACTAGGCCCCAAGAATACAGCACGGCTCCCCAGGGGTTCCCCCCTTGGGATATAACCTTAGCTGGCGCCAGGATCACTCCTGTGCAAACGGAAATGCAGCAGACACATCAGCCTGGGCCAAGGGGGGAACCGAGACAGACACGGGAGGGTGCGCTCAGAGCCGGGCACGAGGCAGGGGACAGCGCACCAAAGAGGTTGTCCTGGGCCAGGGCGTGGAGGATGCGGGAGGCGCCGATGAGGGAGCTCATGGAGGCTGAGAGCGACGTGGCATAGATACCGGTCAGCACCAGCGGGGGCCACAGGCTGATGGCTTGGAAGAACCCGTAGTCCTCCTGCAGCAGGATCCtacagggaaggaaaggaggaggatgCAGATAATAAACGTGCCTCCATCCTAGGGGCCCGGTGAGAACAGTTCTCACAACACTGGCTGAGGTTAAGCGCTGGGTATTCTGAGCTGACCCCAGCCCCGATCTCAAGGACCGTATTAACAGATCAAGTGTGCCCAGGGGTTAGACTTGGCATTCACTGGTTGTCGTTGGGCCGCTTTGGATTTAATCACAGGGTGGACATTCCCAACAGTATGTGCACAAGAAgccaaatatttatggaaatacAAGTTGACTAGAAagctcttccccaccccacccccaagccaaGTACTTACAATAGTACCAGGGACAGGGCAAATGCTGGCTTCGGGTTGGCTGTTACCGTGTAGCCAGCCCTCCACATCCAGggcagcagctctaactctctcccaGTGGGAGGAACAGgccccattttctccacaccgCCCAACAGCTTGGGTatctgcccccaccccgccctggcCCGTGCTTCCCTGGGCGATCCAGGTGTGACAATGCCTCCATCCACCCCCTCAAGGACCAGgctcaccccctccccaggcaccTGTCGCAGGTGAagctggagaggaagaaaagcaggatGTAGATGAAGAAAGTATAGGCAACGGCAACAATCGTGCCCAGAGGAATGGCCCGGCTGGGATCCTTCAGCtcccctggagggcagggagcagagggagggaggtcaACCCTCCACCACGTCCTGTATCCCTGAAGCCTCAGTGCCCTGTAGGGGCACAAGGTGGCAAGGCAGCCCCCTGCCCCAAGGACTCTCACCTGACATGTTGGCCCCAGCCATGATGCCTGTGCAGCCGTTAAAAAGGACGGCAAAGACGCTAGCAAAGGTCATCGTGGCCCCCGTGGTGTAGTCCTTGGCGTAGCCAGCTGAGGAGAGGGGAATCGTtcccagggaggagagggggatcAGCATCCGTCCTAGGGATCCGGGCGTTTTGGCCCTGCTACCCTCTCCTCACGTTCTAAACCTGCCCCCACTGCCTCTCCACCAGCCTCACCAGCTCACCGAGACCCCAGCCCTGACCCGTCTCTGGCCCTGGCTCAgctgacctcatcacctccttcTCCCCACACTTCTCCGTTCCTCCCTCCAGGCCTTCATCCACGCTCTTTCCTCAGACGCCTTCCCTCCACCTCCTGTCTGAATTTCCCAACCCCGCTCACGCCACCTCTAGCTCCACCGGCCCGCGCCCTCCCCGGCCCAAACCCAGGTCTCCCTCCTCTGGACTCCTCTGTGCTTCTTGTCTACTTGAATTACACTCGGTCCTATTATGCAGTTTGTTTCCTGAATGTACATCTTATCTCTCCAACTAAACAAGTTCCTCTAAGGTAGGGACTGTCTCGTGGTCACTCTCGTGCCCAGCTGGGTCAAACAGACAGCGGCCAATACACGCCCAACAGATCTTAATCAACCTGTACTGCTCCAGGTCCAGACCTCCCGCCCCTGATTTTCTCTGACATCTCTTCTCATCCAGGGATTCcaagccacacacacacgcacacacacacacacatacacacacacacacacacacacacacacacacacacacccgcccctCGCCCTGAGAACCCCAGGGCTCCTGCACCCAGCTCACCGCTTATCCAGGGATTCCaagccccccccctccccccccccacacacacacacgcccgcCCCTCGCCCAGAGAACCCCAGGGCTCCTGCACCCAGCTCACCGCCCATCCAGGGATTCCAAGccccgcccacacacacacacgccccgcCCCTCGCCCCGAGACCCCCAGGGCTCCTGCACCCAGCTCACCGCCCAGATTGGCCTTCAGGGTGCTGCTGTTGAAGCCGGTGAAGTGGCCAACCTGGGGCGGCAGGGAGGAGCCGTTGGGGCCAGGCCTAGGGGTCAAGGGGATGTCCCTGGGCCTCACAGCCACAAAGCTGACCAGCACAGAGGCCAGGGAACCAGAGACCAGCAGGAATGTGAGGAAGGAGGCGCGGGCGTAGAGGCCGGCCCCCAGGGTGCAGACCCCGCCCACCAGGCCCAGCAGCAAGGAGCCGTAGAGCAGGTTCCAGCCGTAGCCCTGCGGTAGGGTGCGGAGCCCGCTGGACCCCGTGGCATCTGTAGAGAGGAAGGAACAGAGTTAGAAAGCCAGACCCCCAAGGAGGGACCCCAACCATGACTCAGAGCAGGAAGGGACCCCATCTTTGGCCCACCAGTCCTCAGAGAGGCCATCTTTCCCACTCCCCCGCCCAACTGTACCCCAGCATCCTAGCCCTGCCTGGTGGGTACCACCAATCTTGCTCTGTCAATTTTAGGAGTGTTAATCTGGCCTCCCTGACTAGATGGGAAGCTCCTCACAGGCCAGGACATTCTCTCGGATGTCTGGATGTCTGCACGAGgctgggcacagagcaggagcTCAAGAAAGTTGAGCATCTCTCCTGGAGAGGGCTTCTCTCCCTGCCATGATCCCAGAATCCCAGACCCGGCAAATCCTCAGAGCTGCCCAGACCAGCGTGGGGAGCACAGACCAGCCCCGAAGACATCAAGCATGGCCTCCACCAGCCCCAGCAGGGAGACAGCACAGCCACAGACGTTAGCCAGGTAGAACATGAGGCCGATGCTGCCCCCGACCTCAGGCCCCAGGGTGCGACTGATCATGACTGAAAGTGGAAGCAGGGGGTGAGcgttaagggaaaagaaagtgaaCTGGAGCGTGAGGAAGGGCCCAGCACGAAGCACCATACAGCTGGCCCTCCAGGCCTCCTCTCCCTGAACACACGGGACTGTGCCCAGAGGCAGTGCGTCCCACTGCAGCCACTTCCAAGCCACGTGGCTTTGCCCAAGTCACTAACGCTCTTGAATGTCCTCGTCCATAAGATGAATACTACCTAACTGACAGGACGGTCAAGTAGAACCAAAATGGCAGCTGGGAAGACACCTGGTGAACTGGAATGTAGCACTACCGAGTCAGGTCGTGTTTGCCCCCTTCCCCATACCAACCTGTCTGCTGGACATTCATTAGATCTTGTCCTACCCCCCAGGGGATGCAGGGAGGGGCCCTCTCCTACCCCCTATAAGACAGAAGAGCCCAGACCCCTGTCCACCGAGGTTGGAGGATACAGTAGGCTCCGCCCCCTCGCACAGCTCCATTGGTAGCGATGGCACAGACGGAGAGGACAGTGAGTGCCAGGATGAGGTAGGCAACCAGGAGCATGGCCAAAGCCTGCAGCAGTCCAGCGTGGCCCACCACGAACCCTGCGACAGGAGTGGCAAAGCAGGTGAGACGGCAGCTCACCCAtcgcaccccccaccccaccccaagccctTCATCCACCCGCGTCTCCCAGGGCCCTTCCCCAACCTCATCCCAGTCCCACCCCATTGCACCCCCAAGTAAACCCCTGCCACTCACCAATCCTCAAGAAGACAACTATACTGAACATGGACAGGACCGTGGGTACCACCACACCCAGGAAGGTGGAGAGCTTCCGGGCAGGCGCCCCTCCAGGACCCCCAGCTCCACCGGCAGGGAAGGaaaccccctcctcccccaggagcCGGTAGGCCAGCAGAGGAGAGTTCTCATTGGCCATGGTCGACAGCGGGCAGAGGAAGCCGCCAATGGGTTATGAAGCCTGCAAAGAGTTTGCTGAGTGGAAGGCAGCTCCGTGGAGCCCCCCACAAAACACCTCTAACCAAACACCCAGAAGCTTCCCcaaaaaggaaacacacacacagacacactcacgtTCACCAACAACTCAAAGAGTTAGTGGAGGGCAGACTGGTCCCGGCCACTGCCGCAACAATGGCAGACTCTTAAGCCTCAGCAGTGGGTACCATGGCCCCTCCCAGCTCCTGAGGCCACCCCTTCCCCCGTATCCCTGAGACTAGGGATGGCAGTGGCTCTGGAAAGGTGCAAAGATCCTCCGCCTTCTTAACTAGCAGCGCAAGAGGAAGCAAATCCTCCAGAAGGGAAGTGAGTGATGGGCAGGAGGCCCTCCTCACCCCATCCTCCGGAGTCCTGAGCCGCCCCCCAAGATCCTCCATGCAATCACCTCATCCCCGGGCGATAAGAAACTTCCGAATCTTCCAAAGCCCCACCCTCCATCAACACTCTCCCTCAACCCATCTCAAACAGCCTCCTCTTTCCTTAATCTCACCAGATTCCTCCCACCCACACAGGCGTCCCCCAAACTCCACCGCCCCAACAACTCCTCGAcgaccaaaacaaaaacaccgtCCGGCGACACAAGGTGGTCCTCCTCCCCGCACCGGTTCCTGCCCACTTTCTCCCGGGGCGGGTTGGAGGGGGCCGAGATTCGCTCCTCCCCGGCCAGGCGCACCCTCACCGCCCGGGTGTGGCAGGGCGTTCACTTACCCACCGGAGGATGCAGCCGCTCAGGAGTGATCCCCGAGAGCCGGAGGGTCCGCTACTGGCGGAGGGGGCAAGAGTGCCGGAAAGACAGCTGTGGCTACCGGGATGCCAGGCCTCGAGCCTGACCCACCCCCAGCACACAAACGCCCCATTGGTCCCCGGGCTCGGCCCCGC
The sequence above is a segment of the Orcinus orca chromosome 16, mOrcOrc1.1, whole genome shotgun sequence genome. Coding sequences within it:
- the TRIP6 gene encoding thyroid receptor-interacting protein 6, whose product is MSGPTWLTPKQPEPARAPQGRGLPRGASGPPAAHGAALQPHPRVNFCPLPSEQCYQAPGGPEDRGLAWVGCHGATQRSQGLPADRGGLRPGSLDAEIDSLTSMLAELDGGRGHAPRRPDRQAYEPPQPPAYRSGSGSLKPNGGGVPPPPLPASPYGGPTPASYATASTPAGPAFPVQVKVAQPVRGCGPPRRGASQASGPLPGPHFPLPGRGEVWGAGYRSHREPGPGGKEEAAGVSSSAGGRGGGYGSQVPLSQPPEEELERLTKKLVHDMNHPPSGEYFGRCGGCGEDVVGDGAGVVALDRVFHVGCFVCSTCRAQLRGQHFYAVERRAYCESCYVATLEKCSTCSQPILDRILRAMGKAYHPGCFTCVVCHRGLDGIPFTVDATSQIHCIEDFHRKFAPRCSVCGGAIMPEPGQEETVRIVALDRSFHIGCYKCEECGLLLSSEGECQGCYPLDGHILCKACSAWRIQELSATVTTDC
- the SLC12A9 gene encoding solute carrier family 12 member 9; the encoded protein is MANENSPLLAYRLLGEEGVSFPAGGAGGPGGAPARKLSTFLGVVVPTVLSMFSIVVFLRIGFVVGHAGLLQALAMLLVAYLILALTVLSVCAIATNGAVRGGGAYFMISRTLGPEVGGSIGLMFYLANVCGCAVSLLGLVEAMLDVFGADATGSSGLRTLPQGYGWNLLYGSLLLGLVGGVCTLGAGLYARASFLTFLLVSGSLASVLVSFVAVRPRDIPLTPRPGPNGSSLPPQVGHFTGFNSSTLKANLGAGYAKDYTTGATMTFASVFAVLFNGCTGIMAGANMSGELKDPSRAIPLGTIVAVAYTFFIYILLFFLSSFTCDRILLQEDYGFFQAISLWPPLVLTGIYATSLSASMSSLIGASRILHALAQDNLFGVILAPAKVISQGGNPWGAVLYSWGLVQLVLLAGKLNTLAAVVTVFYLVAYAAVDLSCLSLEWASAPNFRPTFSLFSWHTCLLGVASCLLMMFLISPGAAGGSLLLMGLLSALLTARGGPSSWGYVSQALLFHQVRKYLLRLDVRKDHVKFWRPQLLLLVGNPRGALPLLRLANQLKKGGLYVLGHVTLGDLDSLPSDPVQPQYGAWLSLVDRAQVKAFVDLTLSPSVRQGAQHLLRISGLGGMKPNTLVLGFYDDAAPQDHFLTDPAFSEPADGIQEGGSPALSTLFPPPRAPGSPRALSPQDYVATVADALKMNKNVALARACGALPPERLRRGSGGAPQLHHVDVWPLNLLRPRGGPGYVDVCGLFLLQMATILGMVPAWHSARLRIFLCLGPREAPGAAEGRLRALLSQLRIRAQVQEVVWGEGSASSQEPEEEEEGDFMNGRRGDAEAEALACSANALVRAQQGRGGGGGPGGPEGGDGEEGPATALTFLYLPRPPADPARYPRYLALLEVLSRDLGPTLLIHGVTPVTCTDL